The DNA sequence CGTCCCTCGTCCGGCCATGTGAGCCCAGCCATAACGTGCAGCAGGGTGCTTTTGCCCGAGCCACTCGCCCCCATTACGGCCACAAACTCGCCGCGAGAAATGGAAAGCGAGACGTCCTTTAACGCCTCGACCGCAATGGGCCCCTGTCGAAAGCGCTTGGTCAAGTTCTCCACGCGCACTGGCGCGGAGGACCCCGCGGAACTTGTCCTGCTTTCGGTATTATCTATCGTAGAGTTCGCCACGATGTGCTTCTCCGAAATGATTCCATAAGTAAAGCTTGTCCATGCGGCGATTACGCAGTGGACGGCCTCCCGCCACCACACGCAGTCCGTCGGATCGCTAGCGCCTTTTCAATGTAATCGGCTGCATAATCCTCTATCCTTCCATCACGGTGAACGTCGCAATTGGCCGCGCCCAGCAAGTCGGTCCGGTCAGAAGTGCCGATCAATGAAATCAGCGCCATGCCTGACACGACTATCGCGGCGCGCGGCCGTGCACAGTGCAGGTGCACTGGTCTTGCGGGTAGCGGTATTATTTTGCCGCCGTCGGCCGACAATAGGAGAGCGTCAAAAGCGCATATCCGGTCACTAGATTCGGATCGCCTTCCATCCAGCGGCTGTTCTCGTTAGCCCAAGACCCATCCGCGCGCTGACGGCGTGCGAGTTCAGCAATTAGATCCGCGCGCCAGTCGTGCGACTTTCCTTGCCCGTCGACGAGCGAGTCTTGGCCAAGAGCAACCAGAGCCTTGCCAAATAGGTGGTAGTAGTAATACAGCCCCTCATCGCCCAAGCCCGGGTTCTCGGCGACGGTGTAGTGCATTTGTGCCCACTTGATAGCCGCCTTGACGCGCGGATCATCGGGCTTGAGCCCAGCAAATATCATGCTCTTCAATCCGGCGTAACTCATGGAACCGTAACTGCGCAACCCGCCATTGGCGGTCTTGCCGGCCGGGCTACTCCCTTGTCCCATCGGCGTGTAGTAAAAACCCCCGTCCGGATCCTTGGCCGCGAATTGCGTCGTGTTATGAGGCGATTCCAAATTCTGACAACGGGACACAAAGATCAAGGCTCGCTTCACGGCCTCGTCGTCGGCTTTGTCGCCGGCCCCCTCTAGTGCCTCCATGAGGAAATGGGTGTTCGACAAGTCGGGCCGTTCGGATCCGCCGTAGCCCACGCCCCCGTACGAAATATCGTCCGGCTTGCGGCCGTCGTTATCGCCGAATTGCAAACCCTTCAGGAACGAGTCCGCATTCTTCAGAGTCTTGTCGTACTTGCCGTTGCGATTAGCCGCGGCGAAACACAGAACTCCCAGACACGTTTCATAGTTGCGCAGCCGCGATTTGGGTGCATAAATACCGCCGTCAGCCTGCACGAAGCCTTCAAGGTATTTCAGACTTTTTGCGATGAGCGGGTCTTCGGGCGTCCGGCCGTTCGCCATAAGGGCCGTGGAGACGATGGCCGTAATTCCGGGGCCGGCAGCGGCACTGAACGAACCATCCTCGGCCTGCCCTTTGGTACGCAGAAAATCGACACC is a window from the Pirellulales bacterium genome containing:
- a CDS encoding prenyltransferase/squalene oxidase repeat-containing protein; the encoded protein is MKPTHVQTSGLISLLVVISLSALLVLETGARQVSAVDKPEIDPTAYETAVQRGVDFLRTKGQAEDGSFSAAAGPGITAIVSTALMANGRTPEDPLIAKSLKYLEGFVQADGGIYAPKSRLRNYETCLGVLCFAAANRNGKYDKTLKNADSFLKGLQFGDNDGRKPDDISYGGVGYGGSERPDLSNTHFLMEALEGAGDKADDEAVKRALIFVSRCQNLESPHNTTQFAAKDPDGGFYYTPMGQGSSPAGKTANGGLRSYGSMSYAGLKSMIFAGLKPDDPRVKAAIKWAQMHYTVAENPGLGDEGLYYYYHLFGKALVALGQDSLVDGQGKSHDWRADLIAELARRQRADGSWANENSRWMEGDPNLVTGYALLTLSYCRPTAAK